Genomic window (Cellulosilyticum lentocellum DSM 5427):
ACACAAGGAAGTAATGGTGGTGATTGTACCTTTATTGCAACCAATCAAGTGATGAATGGTAAAATCCGTGTAGATGATATCTCTATATTAGATCTAACGTTACAACAAGGAACACAATTTACAGGATCAATAAATACTGAAAATATGTCAGGAGCAACCACAGTTACAATAGATGACAGTAGTAAATGGGTGCTCACAGGAGATTCTTATATTACTGAATTCACGGGTGACTTAAGTCAGATTGAAACAAATGGTTATAAACTATTTGTAAATGGAGAACAAGTAAAGTAGTTTAAAAATTATTAGGAGTTAGGGAATCCTAAGTATACAGAGGTATATGAAGGATTTTCGGAAATTTAATTTTAAATTTCAAGGCCTCATTAAATCGTAGGGATTCAATGAGGCCTTTTATCATAATTTAAAATAGCTTAATCAGTGCTTCTAAGTCGTCACATAGTATTTTAGCACGTATAAAATCGTTATCTTTTAAAGCCAGAGCTACTTTTGTTTCAAGCGCCTTTTTCTTTTGTTCAAGTTCTAGATAGTCTTTATCAAAATGGCTTGCATAAATCATTTTTCTAAATTTACGCATACTTATTTTTCTGATGGTCTTATCATCAATGATTAAGGCGTAATCCATACAGTTAACGATAGAATAGAAGTCATGTGAAATCATAAGAATAGCACCATTATAATTTCCAAGAGCTTTTTCAAGAGCTAATTGTGAGTAGGTGTCTAAATGACTTGTAGGCTCGTCTAATAGCAGTAGGTTTGCATGGCTTGTTGCAATTTTGGCTAATTGAAGGAGATTCTTTTCTCCACCAGATAAAGCCTCAATTCTTTGATAAAGCATTTCTTCTTCAAAGCCATAGTTTATAACATGAGAGAGCACCTCATCAGCATTTTTAAAACCAAGTGCTAGGAATTCTTCAAGAATCGTATGAGACTCATCGAGCATTTCACCTTGGCGTTGAGATAAATAAGCCACTTCAGTGCCTTGGTTAAATGCAATGCTTGGATGATCATTCTTAAAAATTTCTCGTAGTAAAGTCGTTTTTCCAGTGCCATTAGCGCCAATGATGGCTACTTTATCAGTGGATTTAATTTCAAAGCTGACATTTTCTAAAAGTATTTCTTCAAAGGCAACGCTGAAATCCGTTACTTTTAAAATGGTGGTTTCTGGGTCTGTTTCATGGTCAGTAACTAAATGAATAGCAGGCTCTTTGATATAAACAAAAGGTGCTTTTATTCTGCGTGCTTCTAAGCGTTCTTGAAGCTTTACTCTAGCTTTTAGAGATTTTCCTTTAGAAGGGTCAGCTAGATTCGTTGCGGCAGTTCTAAGTTTCTCAATAACTTGAGCATTTCGTTCAATGGCTTCTGTATCAGCTTGAGCCAGTTCTTGTAGTTCAATCTTTTTCTCAAGGAGTGAGAAGTTATAATCCATATAGTTACCGTCAAATTCTTGTAGCTCCTTATTTTCTAAGTGAATAATCTTATTAAAGCAATAATTGAGTAGATAGCGATTATGGGTGATGACAAGAAGTGTGCCTTTGTGGGCATTAATAAGGTTTTTAAGGGCGTTAAGATTTTCGAAATCTAAAAATACATCTGGTTCATCCATAATCATTAAATGTGGGTTACTGAGCATTTCCTTAATAACCTGAACAAGCTTGAATTCGCCACCACTTAGCTGAGAAACCATTAGGTCTTTATGATTCATAAGATCAGCTAAATTTAATTTTTTATTAATGTTACTTTCAAAATCATCTCCACCAAGTGCTTCAAAAGCATCTAACGTTTCTTGATACTTTTCAAGTAAGGCCTCAATATCAGAAGAGGTTTCCATTTCAGTACAAATGGCTGTTAATTCATTTTGTAACCCAATACATGGGCCGCCTATATACTCAAATACAGTCATATCTTTTGTTTGTGTAGGTTCAATGAACTGACTCACATAACCAATGCGGCAGTCAGGTGTTATTTCTAAATCACCCTCGAACATATATTTTTCTGAGTTCATGATTAAATCAATCAAGGTGCTTTTTCCACTACCACTTACACCTATAAAAGCACAGTGCTGACCTTCTTCTAATGTAAATGAAATATGATTAAAGAGATCTTTTTGGGGAAAAGAGTAGGATAAGTTATCAACGTTTATCATAGAATGTCCTTTCTTGTCTTTGCTACTAAAAAAGAGCCTATCAAAATAAGCGCTTCGATATATTATTTTATAAACTACAATTTTTTACTCATTTTTGTATGTAAATCTGTTTTGTGAATTTGCTTTAGTAGTATAACATCTTTTAGGATTACTATCAATCTATTCGTTTCGAAGGAGCTATGAAAGAAACAGATAGATGTGCATGACTAGGACGAAGGTGGAATATAATGAAGCAAGGTGGATAAGCTAGGAGGAAGACTATGTACCTTGTTCTTATATTGTTAATATTACTAGTGGGGCAATTAATAGTAGGGGCAAAAAGTAAGCAATTATCTTTGAAACATGTAGTGAAGGAATTCTTTTGGGTAGAAGGTAGTTGGCAAGATCAAATGATAGATTTGCTGCAAAAGGGTGTTGTGATTTTATTAAGTATTGGTAAGGTCTTAAAACAAGAAGGTGAAATTCAAAAAAGCATTGTGTTTTTACTAGCGTTTGTAATGTATAGTTTATTACTAAAACTACTTATCAGTTTTACACTGTGGCTGGAAGAATACTTAATGAGCATGACACTTGATATTGCATTTTCTATTTTAATACCTACTGTGATTTTGATGTTTTTTTCAACAATTAATACGGTTATTACAAGACAGGTAGCTTTTATGGCACTTATTACAAGTGTTGTCATGGTGTATTTAGAAATGCTTCATTTTATAACAGGCGAAGTACCTTATAAGCCAGATACAAAAAGAGGAAAAGCATTAAAGGTAAAGAGTATTATTGCATGGCTGGTTATTATTTTAAGTAATCTTTATACCTTATTAGTTCTGGTTCAGTTTACAGGACACTCTAGAATTCATCATTTTATACAAGCTGAAACCTTTAATCAGCAAAGTGCGGTGGACTTATTTTATTATCTGGTGATTACGTTTACTACAGTTGGGTTTGGGGATGTTTACCCTCAAACAACTTTGGCTAAGGTACTCACCATAATGATTGCTCTTTCTGGCATGCTATTTTCAGGAATGTTTATAGCAACAATCTTAGCAGTAGATGAAAGATAAAATAGTAAAAGAGCTATAGAAGCACTACCTTG
Coding sequences:
- a CDS encoding ABC-F family ATP-binding cassette domain-containing protein; translation: MINVDNLSYSFPQKDLFNHISFTLEEGQHCAFIGVSGSGKSTLIDLIMNSEKYMFEGDLEITPDCRIGYVSQFIEPTQTKDMTVFEYIGGPCIGLQNELTAICTEMETSSDIEALLEKYQETLDAFEALGGDDFESNINKKLNLADLMNHKDLMVSQLSGGEFKLVQVIKEMLSNPHLMIMDEPDVFLDFENLNALKNLINAHKGTLLVITHNRYLLNYCFNKIIHLENKELQEFDGNYMDYNFSLLEKKIELQELAQADTEAIERNAQVIEKLRTAATNLADPSKGKSLKARVKLQERLEARRIKAPFVYIKEPAIHLVTDHETDPETTILKVTDFSVAFEEILLENVSFEIKSTDKVAIIGANGTGKTTLLREIFKNDHPSIAFNQGTEVAYLSQRQGEMLDESHTILEEFLALGFKNADEVLSHVINYGFEEEMLYQRIEALSGGEKNLLQLAKIATSHANLLLLDEPTSHLDTYSQLALEKALGNYNGAILMISHDFYSIVNCMDYALIIDDKTIRKISMRKFRKMIYASHFDKDYLELEQKKKALETKVALALKDNDFIRAKILCDDLEALIKLF
- a CDS encoding potassium channel family protein — translated: MYLVLILLILLVGQLIVGAKSKQLSLKHVVKEFFWVEGSWQDQMIDLLQKGVVILLSIGKVLKQEGEIQKSIVFLLAFVMYSLLLKLLISFTLWLEEYLMSMTLDIAFSILIPTVILMFFSTINTVITRQVAFMALITSVVMVYLEMLHFITGEVPYKPDTKRGKALKVKSIIAWLVIILSNLYTLLVLVQFTGHSRIHHFIQAETFNQQSAVDLFYYLVITFTTVGFGDVYPQTTLAKVLTIMIALSGMLFSGMFIATILAVDER